The genome window TCGATTACCAACCAGGTATTCTCCACATTCTCGGCGATTCCTTTACCCTGCGTCAGGCCCGGGAAGTCTTTGCGGCGTTCTTAGGAACGACCCTGGATAAAATTGATAATTCCAATTTTAAGAAAACTCATAACCACCTGTTTAAGGAAGTCGGCACCGCCTCATTACAACACTCAGGTCGGCCGCCAAAGTTGTTTAAGCTAAATTGTTAATTTTATAAACTTGCATTTTCAAAAAGAGTATCTATACTAGAAGTAAATAAAAGTCAAAGATACTTTTATTTTTACGATAATTAAAGTACTTTTTACTCAAAAGAAAGTGTGGGTAATATGGATTTACAAATGTTAACCGACCTTTATGAATTCTCAATGGCAAATGGCTATTACGCCATCCTGCCCCATGATCGTCAGGCCCGGTTCGACGTTTTCTACCGGCGGGTTCCTGATAACGGCAGCTTTGTTATTGCGGCCGGTCTCCAACAAGTAGTTGAACAAGTTGCTAACTGGCATTTTTCTAAGGAAAACATTGAATACCTGAAATTATTAAAAGAGTTCAGTCCTAATTTTCTGGACTACCTCAGCAAAATTAAAAACGGCTGCACTATTCAAGCGCTCCCTGAAGGTACTCCAGTATTCCCACGAGAACCAATTATCTCCATTAGTGGTCCATTAATTGAGGCCCAACTCTTAGAAACTTTCGTCCTCAATATTATTAACCACCAGTCACTAATTGCCACTAAGTCATGGCAGATTAACCATGCCGCGCAAGGACTGCCAATAATGGAATTTGGTGCCCGGCGTGCGCAAGGACCCGACGCAGCCACTTATGGTGCACGGGCAGCTGTGATTGGCGGTTGCACCAGTACCTCAAACTTGCAAGCAGCTAGTCAATTCCACATCCCCGCAGCGGGAACAATGGCCCACGCCTGGGTAGAAAGCTTCCCTGACGAACTCAGCGCCTTTCAAGCATGGGCAAAAGTTTATCCAAATAAAATTTCCCTACTGGTTGATACGTATGATGTCCTTAAATCAGGGGTTCCAAACGCTATTCGGGTCTTTAAGCAAGCTCGGGCCAATGGTCATGAACCAGTTGGCATTCGGATTGATTCCGGGGATATTTCTCAACTTGCCATTAAAGCACGCCAGATGCTTGATGAAGCGGGCTTCCTAAAGGCTAAGATCACTGCTTCTAATGCGCTTGATGCCCACGTTGTGAAATCACTGCTGGACGAGGGTGCACCAATTGATAACTTTGGGATTGGTGAAAGCTTGATTACTAGTTCTTCTAGTCCGGTCTTAAGCGGCGTTTATAAATTAGCGGAAGAAAAAGTCAATGGTAAATGGATTCCAACGATTAAGGTTAGTGATAGCCGGGAAAAGGTTACTATTCCAGGTAACAAGCAGGTTTATCGGATCTACAGTAATGACCTGCCAAATAAGGCCATTGCCGATGTCATTGCCCTGGCTGATGAACCCATCACTGCACCGCTCAAGGTTGTTAACTCCAACCCTACCGCAACTAATGCCAGTCAAGTCTTAGCCAACTTTACTGCTAAGCCGCTATTAAAAACCTACTTAACAGCAGGCCAGCCGGTAAAGGTGGAAACGGATGTCTTTAAGATTCAACAAACTTCCCGGCAATTGCTCGCTCAATTACCAGAAGCAAGTAAGCGGCTAGTCAACCCTGATCGCTACCCGGTTTACTTAACCGCTAAGTTAGCTGACCTTCAAGAACAATTGATTACCAAAGCCCAGTTTGCTGAGGAGAATTAAAATGGCAAAAGCATTATTAATTATTGACTACACAAATGACTTTGTCGCTGATAATGGATCCCTAACCGTCGGTAAACCAGCCCAGGCGTTAGAGCAACCCATCATTAGTTTAGCTAACCAGTTTCTTAAAAATAAGGATTACGTGATTCTGCCGACTGATGGTCACTTGAAAGATGATCATTTTAATCCCGAACATCGCCTATACCCACCCCACAATATTATTGGGACTAAGGGACAAAAATTATATGGCAAGGTTGGTCAATGGTTCCAACAAAATCAGACTGATCCCCACGTCTATAAATTTAATAAAAACCGCTATTCCGCTTTCCAGAATACTAATCTAGACAATTATTTACGGGAACGGCGGATTAACGATGTCTGGATCTGTGGAGTATGTACCGATATCTGTGTATTACACACGGCAATTAGTGCATATAACCGTGATTATCAAATTGTCATCCCGCAAAAGGCAGTCGCTACTTTCTCCGAACTGGGAGCAAAGTGGGCAATGGGACACTTCAAGAATGTTCTTGGAACAACGATTCGTTAACGTAAAAGGAAGCATCTAACAATGAGTTTTTATGGCAACCAAACTGAAAGGATGGTTGAATCAGCCACTCCGGGTATTCATTTGCACACAATCACGAACTTAGCTGAAACTCCACAGGTAAATATAATTATCGTTCATGGGTTATCATCATATGCTAAAAGTTATGACCCCTTCGCTAGTTTTCTTGTTAAGCATGATTGCAACGTTTTTCGCTACGATCAGCCTGGTCATGGAAAGTCAGAGGGACCCCGGGGATATATGGATTCTTTAGCTGACCTGTATGAAAATTTACATGTAATGGTTAGAAGGACTAAAACGGCTTATCCAAACCTTCCCCTATTTGTCATTGGTCATAGCATGGGTGGCGAAACAGTCCTCTTATATGGTATAAAGTACCCGCAAACGGTTGATGGATTCGTGGTGGCTGATCCAGTTTCCATTGTTAAAGCACCAAATTCATGGAGTAAGGGTTTAACAGGCGACCCTAAGAAACAATTACCTAACGTGTTAAGTACAGGGCTTAACAGTGATCCACGAGTAGTTCATAGAATTCAAAATGATCCTGCTAATCTGCATCACTTGACAGTTGGAATTTTGCAGAATGAAATTAAGGGAGCTTACTTCCTTCGGGAACACTTAACTGGCTTTAAGGATCCACTATTGTTTTTACAAGGTCAAAAAGACGGTTTGATTGATTATCATGATTCATTAGAAGCTTACGCAATGATTGCTTCTAATGACAAAGAGCTTCACGTCTACTCTTCTCTAATGCACAATATTTTTGACGAGCCCCAACGAAAATGGGATATCTACTCAGAAGTCGTCCAGTGGATTAATCGTCATCGATATTGACACTGAGTTGCAGCTATTAAACCACTTTGAAATTATAAAAGAGACGCAACGAATGACACTTTCGTCACTGTTACGTCTCTTTTTCATATGGTTAATGATCCTAATGAACAATGGCCTTCTTTAACAGGTATCCACATTGCCCTGCACTAACCACTGTTAAGCCGCTAATAAGTCCCAGGTTGTTATCCCGCAAAACAAATGCAACAATGATTCCAGAAATTAAAGTCGCCCCTAATCACAATTAATTGCTGGTATTTAAACTTCCTGAAAAATTCCGTTATTCTTGATTCTTATCAATGCGGTTGATTGTTAATGGGTATTTCTTATCGAGTTTAGGAGTAACAAATTTAATAGTTAATCCCTTTTTCAACGGTCCCATTAGTATCCAAGCGCTAATCCATAACATCCCCACTATCGATGACCAAATATCACTACCTTGAATTAGTGGAAACATGCATCCCCAAATTAACATAATGATATAACGTGTATATTATCAACTAAGCAATAATTGCCTAACTAAACTAATTTTCGAATAATTCAATTCGACGTAATTGACGTTTCAGTTGACCTTGCTTTTCTAATAAAGCAAATTTACGAGACAGGGTCTCAGGTGTTGTTCCAAGATATAAGGCTAAGTCCTTCATTTTTAAGGGTAAGGTAAAATTATTTTTACCAATTTCATCTGTATATGTTTGTAAATACTTTAATAACCGGTCTTCAACCTTCGGCAAAGCCAACAAGTGAACTTGTTTTTGCATTTCCGAAACTTTAACAATATTTAGTTCCAATAATCGAATACTTAATTCTGGCTGTTTATGCATCAACTTCAATAAATCCTGCCGTTTTAATAAACAAATTTCACTGTGTTCCGTAGTCTCGACGTAATTATTGATATTCTTTTGACCAAAAAGCCAATCCTCACCAATATAATCACCAGTATGCAAGATTTGCAAAACATTCTCATAGCCGTCTTCATCTAAGGTGTACTGCTTAGCGTTACCATCAGCGACAATTACTAAATTATCATCTATCGTTGGATCAATTATCACTTCACCCTTTTGATAGTTCTTATGCTGAACTAATTTTTCGATTTGCATCTTCTCATCCTGAGGTAAAGCATTAAATAGTGGTACTAAGTTAACACATAAATCAGCCATTAAATTCATCGTCCTTTAATTAAAAGTCATCATCGTCATCTTCGACATACAATCCTTCTTTTAGTTCATGACCTAAGAAGTCTTGAGTTACCCGAATTTGCTCCTTAATCCAAGCCATTAAATTAGTTAAATTAGCAGATAATTCTGGCCAACTTTCATTGTTAGCTAAAGCAATTGCCTTAGTAATGAAGAGCGTTTGCGTATCAAAATCTTTTACCAAGGCAAATATTTGATTATCACCTGCTAAATATTTACTACTGCCATCTTCTTCTAGCATAGAATATTCCTTAAATTGAGCTGTAATTGTTGGAATACTTTCACCATTATTAACCAATAAGTGATTCAATTGGTCAAATTCCTGAAGTTCATAAGCAATCCAACCAGCAGCTTTTTCGGCTAAAAAAAGACTAGCAGATCCTTTAGCAAATAAGTTAGCTTGGTTAATCTTTAAAGAATGGATTAACAAGTTAGAAATAATGTGACCAGTCATGGCAGCTGCAGTTGGCTGATGGTGATCAAGGTCGCTTTGCTTCAATTCCGCCTGGTATTTTTCTTCTGCATTCATCAGTTAAGCTCCTTTTCCTTAATTCCTTGTACTTCATAACCCATTTTTTCAATAGCTGTCTTGACGTCAACAGTTGTAGTCTTATCAGGATCCAACGTAAATTTTAGCTTTCCTGCATTGAATAAAACTTTGATTTGGTCGGTTCCATCCAAACTACCAACCGCCCTTTCAATTTTACTTAAGCATGAAGGACAGGTCATACCAGATAATTTCATCATTACTTTTTCCATGATTAAATTCCCCTTCCTTATTAATTTACATATCTAATGATACTTTGTTTTATTGATTATAGACTTGATGATCGTCAATTTTTTGTTGAAATTTGATTAATCTCATCCCGTTCAAGATAACAATTAAGATGCTAAATTCATGAATAAACATCCCACTTGCCATTTCAACATAACCCGCAAACAAACCGATGAACAACAATAAGACTGTCAGTAAAGCCATCACGATATTTTCATTCATGTTCAAAATTGTCTTCTTGGATAATCCAAGGGCATAAGCGATCTTTCGCAAGTCATTTTTAACTAAAACTATGTCTGAAACTTCAATGGCAACATCCGCTCCACTACCAACGGCAATTGCAACATTAGCATTAGCTAAGGCCGGACTATCATTGATCCCATCACCAATAAAAGCAATATGGTGTCCCTTAGCTCTTTCTTTTTTAACAAAAGCAGCCTTGTCTTGTGGCAGCATTTGACCATGAACTTCATCGATTGGCAACTTCGCCGCAATTCGTTCAGCAGTTTCTTGATTGTCTCCAGAAAGCATCACTAGCTTCTTAACCCCTAATTCTTTTAAGTGGGTTAAAGCATCATTAGCTTCTGGGCGCAATTGGTCTTTAATGCCAAAAACAGCTAATTGACTTTGGTCCTCATTGGCAAAAGTGACAATTGAATTACCTAATTGACTCAAATGATCAATTGTTTCACCCAATTTTGCATTGGCACGAGTATTTTCAGCAATTAATTTTTGGTTACCTAAATAATATTTTTGATTATTTAAAGTGGCAATGATTCCCTTACCCTTAACAGTTTCCACTTTAATTGAAGCTGGCTTTTGTTTATTTAATTTGGCAATTGCCTGAGCTAAGGGGTGGTTACTTTGACGCTCAATTTGAGCAGCTAATTTAATAATTTCATCTTTGGGCCCATTTAATACCTCAATTGCACTAACTTCTGGATGTCCAACAGTCAAAGTGCCGGTTTTATCAAAAGCAATTTCATCAATCCGATGAGTTTGGTCCATCACTTGCGACCCTTTAAACATAATGCCATTTTTAGCACCATTACCGATACCAGCAACTGTAGATACTGGCACACCAATAACTAAAGCACCTGGGCAACCCAGCACCATAACTGTAATAGCCAGCCTAAGGTCTTTAGTAATTAAACCTACAACGATTGCAATTATAAGTACGGCGGGAGTGTAATATTTGGAAAACCGGTTAATTAACTTTTCTGTATGTGACTTTGTGTCTTGTGCTTCTTCAACTATTTCGATAATTTTACCGAAAGTCGTATCTTCACCGACTGCGGTAGTTTCGACAGTCAATGTACCGTTTTCAAGGATAGTTCCTGCATATACTTCATTACCGGCTTTTTTATTAACTAATTTAGATTCACCGTTAACACTGGCTTCATTAAGATAACCAGAACCTGAAACAACCTTGCCATCGACTGGAACCTGATCACCAGTTTTAACTAAAATCTTCTCACCAGGATCAATGAAATCGACGTCTTTTTTCTCAGTTGAGCCATCATCTTGAACAACTAACGCAGTCTGTGGTGCCATTTTGGTTAAATCAGCGACAGCTGACCGCGTTTTCTTTAGGGTTAATTCTTCCAGTACATCTCCTAATATGAATAGCCAAGTAACAATGGCTGCTTCATTAAATTCACCAATAATGAAGGCACCGATTACCGCCAGCGATACTAAAACATCAATAGAAATTAATTTAACCCTTAAAGATGAAATAGCCGTCAAAACAATTGGAAGCACTCCAACAATCCCCACTATAAGCATTAAAGCCTGGTATGGTAAATTCATGTGCAATAGCCATTTAGATCCTTCAGCAAGCAACAGCAGAATAGTATTAACAAGCAAAAGCTGCTTTTTGTACCTCATAAAAAATTGTTGTAACTTAATCATTTTTCACCACTTCCTTTCTTGACACTACATATTATAGGTAAAAAACAATTTAGGTAACTTGACTGTTATCAAGATACTAGTGTCTTTTTATATTTGGCAGATTGTAAAATTTAAGTTGAACATTTAAGTGGACAGAAAAGCCCATCAAGGTCTTTAATGGTGTTACCTCAACATTCCATTAGAAAGAAGGACCTTGATGAGCACCACTATTTTATCATTCCAGCACCGCGTTGTCATTGAAACGCTTCATAATGAAGGACGTTCCTTGCGATACATCGCTAACTACTTAGGCTTTAGTAAGGCCACCATCTTTAACGAACTTCACCGGCTAAATAGTGAGTACCAGGCTGAGCTAGCGCAAACTGACTTTGAACAAAAGGTTAGTCAACGGGGGCGGAAGCCTTCGCTCACTAAAAACCTTAAACACTTGGTCGAGGAAAAGATTCAAGTCCAGAAGTGGTCCCCTGAACAAGTTGCCCATGTGGTTGGGATTGCCTACAAGACGGTTTATAACTGGATTGATCAAAAATGGCTTGATGTGCAGTTATCTGATTTGCCTGATCATGGAATACGTCGCCATCACGCTAAAGAAAAGCGTGGTACATTCAGTCACGGCCGCTCAATTGAGGAGCGTCCTCATAAAATCGAAACTCGCCAGGAATTTGGCCACTTTGAAGCTGACACCGTGCTTTCTGGCAAGCGTAAAGGTCAAGCTGTGGCTACTTTTGTGGAGCGTAAGAGTCGCCTGACAATGGTTAAACGGCTCCATGGTCGCGACAGTCAGTCCATGACTCAAGCCGTACTTGAACTAGCTAGTCAACTTCAAGACAAACTCAAGACGCTGACCGTAGATCATGGTAAAGAGTTCGCTAACTACCAGGCAATTGAACAGCGAACTGGTACTCCGGTTTATTTTGCCCATGCTTATTCACCACATGAACGCGGTAGTAATGAGAACCGTAACCGAGTTTTACGGCGCTTTATTCCTAAAGGCCAAGCCATTGAAGAACTAAGTGAGCACCAACTGGTTCAAATTAATTGGTATTTGAATTCACGGCCACTTAAATATCTTAACTGGCATACACCAATCGAGATCTTCCTGCTTAATTTACGTCATTAAATTCGTTCAAGTTATTTCTTGCAATCTGCCTTTTAGAATAGTTTTGATTAATTATCGTAATCTTTATCTTCTCCTTTCTTCGATCAACTTAATAAAACGCAATGGGCAAAAAATAAGTACCATATGTTAAAATTTCTAGATAGTTGGCTATACATAACTAACAAGTCTTAATACATCTCGCTATTTTTTAATGGCGGGACCTTATTATCAGTTAGTCAATAAGTAATTAAAATTACAAGGAGGCAGGACCATTATGTTAACCAATACTTTTATCAAAAAGCTTACGAATGACAGTAAACTAAATATTGAGAATCTTGTAATCCTAACATGTGCAATATTCATTGCTAGTATTGGATTGAACATGAACTCAACAGCAACGATTATCGGGGCAATGTTGATTTCACCACTTATGTCTCCTTTATTAGCTATTGGTACTGGACTGGCTATTTACGACATAAAATTAATTAAAAACGGTAGTACGACAATCCTCGTAGAAATCATTATTAGTCTTTTAGCTTCAACCAGTTATTTCTTTTTTTCACCGCTTTCTTATGCAAGTAAAGAAATTATCGCTCGAACTAGCCCAACTATTTGGGACGTAATGATTGCATTCTTCGGAGGAGTAGCAGGAATTATTGGTGCTAGCAAAAAAGAAGCTACTAACATTGTACCAGGCGTTGCTATCGCTACGGCATTAATGCCTCCGCTTTGTACAGTCGGCTATGGAATTGCTTCGCATAATTTAACATTCTTTCTAGGTGCCTCTTATCTCTTTTTAATTAATGCAGTATTTATCATTTTAACTGCATTTTTAGGAGTTAAGACTATGCGGTATTTAAGCCATGCTAATAATTATTCTACTAGCTTTTTTCGTTTGCCTACTAGAAAAGAGTTTTTCTTTATAATTGCCATATTATCATTGACTATTCCAAGTATATTTTCTGCAAAACAAATGGTACAACAATCAATTATTGAAAATAATGTCCATAAATTAGTTGCGTCCGAATTTGCTGATTCACTAGTTATTAAAGAAGATATTGATAACCAAAATAAAACTATTAACCTGACAATCTCTGGCTCCAAAGAAAATTCTCAAAAAATTAAACGTATCAAAAAAAGATTAACCAATTATAACCTTAAAGACTATTCATTAAATGTTATCCAGGTAGCGCAGCTTAATGCAGCAACTGAGACGCAGCTAAATAATCAGGTAACAAGTATCATTAACCGACAAAGACAAACAGAAGATGAGAAGAATAAAAGGCGTTTAATCAAGCAAAATAAACAAAACAAGAAAATTGCTAAGTTATCACATAATATTAATTCTGTCACTTCAGTTAGTGACACTAACAACAATCATTCCATCATTGTGGAACTTCACAAGAAAATAAATCGTGAACAGAAGGAACAATTGACGATAAAAATAAAAAAGAACTTTCCTCATATTGATAAAATTGAATATGTATTAGAGGATTCCTAAAAAAGCTACTATTAACAAAGATTATTGCTTAATATCTGTCATAAAGCGTAATGAAACACAAAATAGTAATTCAATTACTATGTCGATCTCTTTGTGATTTCTAAAGACTTGCTTCGCTTCGACGGAGGGTTCCCTACAGGCTAGCTTCGTGTCGAAAAACGAACTAGCAAGCTAGTTCTGTCTCCTTTTTCAGTCTGTGATATTTAACTTGAAAGCGATTCGATGCGGATCTGTTTTATAATCATATCGAAAATTCGCAGGAGAGTTGTATACTCGACGTATATGACAAAAATATTCGGCTTTATGGTTAGAATCTTTATTTTACAAAAAGTGAAGAATGAAGGCATTATGCCACAATACTACGTGGAGAATGATCACCCGGCGATTATTCCCAAGTCTGTTTTCATGCAAGTCCAGCAGATCATCAAGCAGCGACATAACAGAATTACCACTAAAAATGGCAAGCACAGGCGACTTAATGGTAAATATTGCTTCTCTCAAAAATTATTCTGCGGTAAATGCGGTGATATCTTGCAACGGAACATGTGGTATCGACCGGAAAAAGTGGTAGTCCGGCGATGTGCAAGCCGCGTAAGACGCAGTAAGACTGGCCGGCGATGCATGATTCGAAACGTCAAAGAACCATTGCTGAAGGAAGCCACCGTTGAAGCATTCAATCAGCT of Limosilactobacillus oris contains these proteins:
- a CDS encoding Crp/Fnr family transcriptional regulator, which encodes MADLCVNLVPLFNALPQDEKMQIEKLVQHKNYQKGEVIIDPTIDDNLVIVADGNAKQYTLDEDGYENVLQILHTGDYIGEDWLFGQKNINNYVETTEHSEICLLKRQDLLKLMHKQPELSIRLLELNIVKVSEMQKQVHLLALPKVEDRLLKYLQTYTDEIGKNNFTLPLKMKDLALYLGTTPETLSRKFALLEKQGQLKRQLRRIELFEN
- a CDS encoding alpha/beta fold hydrolase; this translates as MSFYGNQTERMVESATPGIHLHTITNLAETPQVNIIIVHGLSSYAKSYDPFASFLVKHDCNVFRYDQPGHGKSEGPRGYMDSLADLYENLHVMVRRTKTAYPNLPLFVIGHSMGGETVLLYGIKYPQTVDGFVVADPVSIVKAPNSWSKGLTGDPKKQLPNVLSTGLNSDPRVVHRIQNDPANLHHLTVGILQNEIKGAYFLREHLTGFKDPLLFLQGQKDGLIDYHDSLEAYAMIASNDKELHVYSSLMHNIFDEPQRKWDIYSEVVQWINRHRY
- a CDS encoding IS30 family transposase, producing MSTTILSFQHRVVIETLHNEGRSLRYIANYLGFSKATIFNELHRLNSEYQAELAQTDFEQKVSQRGRKPSLTKNLKHLVEEKIQVQKWSPEQVAHVVGIAYKTVYNWIDQKWLDVQLSDLPDHGIRRHHAKEKRGTFSHGRSIEERPHKIETRQEFGHFEADTVLSGKRKGQAVATFVERKSRLTMVKRLHGRDSQSMTQAVLELASQLQDKLKTLTVDHGKEFANYQAIEQRTGTPVYFAHAYSPHERGSNENRNRVLRRFIPKGQAIEELSEHQLVQINWYLNSRPLKYLNWHTPIEIFLLNLRH
- a CDS encoding heavy metal translocating P-type ATPase, with the translated sequence MIKLQQFFMRYKKQLLLVNTILLLLAEGSKWLLHMNLPYQALMLIVGIVGVLPIVLTAISSLRVKLISIDVLVSLAVIGAFIIGEFNEAAIVTWLFILGDVLEELTLKKTRSAVADLTKMAPQTALVVQDDGSTEKKDVDFIDPGEKILVKTGDQVPVDGKVVSGSGYLNEASVNGESKLVNKKAGNEVYAGTILENGTLTVETTAVGEDTTFGKIIEIVEEAQDTKSHTEKLINRFSKYYTPAVLIIAIVVGLITKDLRLAITVMVLGCPGALVIGVPVSTVAGIGNGAKNGIMFKGSQVMDQTHRIDEIAFDKTGTLTVGHPEVSAIEVLNGPKDEIIKLAAQIERQSNHPLAQAIAKLNKQKPASIKVETVKGKGIIATLNNQKYYLGNQKLIAENTRANAKLGETIDHLSQLGNSIVTFANEDQSQLAVFGIKDQLRPEANDALTHLKELGVKKLVMLSGDNQETAERIAAKLPIDEVHGQMLPQDKAAFVKKERAKGHHIAFIGDGINDSPALANANVAIAVGSGADVAIEVSDIVLVKNDLRKIAYALGLSKKTILNMNENIVMALLTVLLLFIGLFAGYVEMASGMFIHEFSILIVILNGMRLIKFQQKIDDHQVYNQ
- a CDS encoding nicotinate phosphoribosyltransferase, producing MDLQMLTDLYEFSMANGYYAILPHDRQARFDVFYRRVPDNGSFVIAAGLQQVVEQVANWHFSKENIEYLKLLKEFSPNFLDYLSKIKNGCTIQALPEGTPVFPREPIISISGPLIEAQLLETFVLNIINHQSLIATKSWQINHAAQGLPIMEFGARRAQGPDAATYGARAAVIGGCTSTSNLQAASQFHIPAAGTMAHAWVESFPDELSAFQAWAKVYPNKISLLVDTYDVLKSGVPNAIRVFKQARANGHEPVGIRIDSGDISQLAIKARQMLDEAGFLKAKITASNALDAHVVKSLLDEGAPIDNFGIGESLITSSSSPVLSGVYKLAEEKVNGKWIPTIKVSDSREKVTIPGNKQVYRIYSNDLPNKAIADVIALADEPITAPLKVVNSNPTATNASQVLANFTAKPLLKTYLTAGQPVKVETDVFKIQQTSRQLLAQLPEASKRLVNPDRYPVYLTAKLADLQEQLITKAQFAEEN
- a CDS encoding DUF389 domain-containing protein, with translation MLTNTFIKKLTNDSKLNIENLVILTCAIFIASIGLNMNSTATIIGAMLISPLMSPLLAIGTGLAIYDIKLIKNGSTTILVEIIISLLASTSYFFFSPLSYASKEIIARTSPTIWDVMIAFFGGVAGIIGASKKEATNIVPGVAIATALMPPLCTVGYGIASHNLTFFLGASYLFLINAVFIILTAFLGVKTMRYLSHANNYSTSFFRLPTRKEFFFIIAILSLTIPSIFSAKQMVQQSIIENNVHKLVASEFADSLVIKEDIDNQNKTINLTISGSKENSQKIKRIKKRLTNYNLKDYSLNVIQVAQLNAATETQLNNQVTSIINRQRQTEDEKNKRRLIKQNKQNKKIAKLSHNINSVTSVSDTNNNHSIIVELHKKINREQKEQLTIKIKKNFPHIDKIEYVLEDS
- a CDS encoding cysteine hydrolase family protein, which produces MAKALLIIDYTNDFVADNGSLTVGKPAQALEQPIISLANQFLKNKDYVILPTDGHLKDDHFNPEHRLYPPHNIIGTKGQKLYGKVGQWFQQNQTDPHVYKFNKNRYSAFQNTNLDNYLRERRINDVWICGVCTDICVLHTAISAYNRDYQIVIPQKAVATFSELGAKWAMGHFKNVLGTTIR
- a CDS encoding heavy-metal-associated domain-containing protein, with the translated sequence MEKVMMKLSGMTCPSCLSKIERAVGSLDGTDQIKVLFNAGKLKFTLDPDKTTTVDVKTAIEKMGYEVQGIKEKELN